A DNA window from Suncus etruscus isolate mSunEtr1 chromosome 8, mSunEtr1.pri.cur, whole genome shotgun sequence contains the following coding sequences:
- the LOC126015424 gene encoding putative olfactory receptor 8G3, producing MDPGNDSTVTEFILTGLTDQPEFQLPLLLLFLAIYMVTVVGNLGMIILVSLSSNLQTPMYYFLCSLSFIDLCQSTIITPKMLVNFVTEKNIISYPECMTQLYFFVIFAIAECHMLAAMAYDRYVAICSPLLYNVIMSSHVCFLLTMGVYIWSIIGSSVHTGFVLRLSFCKTNVVNHYFCDLLPLFGISCSSTYINELILLIMSAFNIMIPSLTILSSYIFILSSILRIRSTEGRSKAFSTCSSHIAAVTIFFGSLTVIYLQPSSVNSMGQGKISSVFYTIIVPMLNPLIYSLRNKDVNLALKKILESRKCS from the coding sequence ATGGACCCTGGAAATGACTCTACGGTGACCGAGTTCATCCTCACTGGCCTGACAGACCAACCAGAATTCCAACTAccactcctcctcctcttccttgcaATCTACATGGTCACTGTGGTGGGGAATCTGGGCATGATCATCCTCGTAAGTCTCAGTTCTAATCTGCAAACCCCCATGTACTACTTCCTCTGCAGCTTGTCCTTCATTGATCTCTGCCAATCCACCATTATTACGCCCAAAATGCTGGTGAATTTTGTGACCGAGAAGAACATCATCTCATACCCTGAATGTATGACACAACTCTACTTCTTTGTCATCTTTGCTATAGCAGAGTGTCACATGTTGGCGGccatggcctatgaccgctatgtTGCCATCTGTAGCCCCTTGCTCTACAATGTCATCATGTCTTCCCATGTCTGCTTTCTGCTCACAATGGGAGTTTATATCTGGAGTATCATTGGCTCTTCGGTCCATACAGGCTTTGTGTTAAGACTGTCTTTCTGTAAGACCAATGTAGTCAACCATTACTTCTGTGATCTTCTTCCTCTCTTTGGAATATCCTGTTCCAGCACTTACATCAATGAACTGATACTACTAATTATGAGTGCATTTAACATTATGATCCCTTCCTTAACAATCCTGTCCTCCTACATCTTCATCCTCTCCAGCATCCTCCGCATTCGCTCCACAGAGGGTAGATCCAAAGCCTTCAGCACCTGCAGCTCCCACATTGCAgctgtcactattttctttgggtCCTTGACTGTCATCTACCTGCAGCCATCCTCTGTGAACTCGATGGGCCAAGGGAAAATCTCTTCTGTGTTTTATACCATCATTGTGCCCATGTTGAACCCCTTGATCTACAGTTTGAGAAATAAAGATGTCAACTTAGCCCTCAAGAAAATCTTGGAGAGTAGAAAGTGTTCATGA